From the Acidilutibacter cellobiosedens genome, one window contains:
- the opp4C gene encoding oligopeptide ABC transporter permease: MTDKDADVKMENDIDGDITDDENKRKQEIITPWKLVFRKFIKNKVAMVGLFIFLILVLSALLAPVLTPYDPYTMDFTQINKPPSREHLMGTDEVGRDYLTRILYGGRVSMKVGLFAVGIEIVIGALVGGVAGFYGGWIDNLLMRIDEIFMSFPFLPLAITISAVVGTSVKPEQKMYIVMVIIGVLSWPGLARMIRGQILSLREQEFVQAARALGIRDSKIIWRHLIPNTVGYIIVSATMGMAAAIMSEAALSFLGLGVTPPVPTWGNLVQNARDIYVLKNRVWLWLPPGIAIFLAVMGINLFGDGLRDAIDPKSK; encoded by the coding sequence ATGACTGATAAAGATGCAGATGTTAAAATGGAAAATGATATTGATGGTGATATTACCGACGATGAAAATAAAAGAAAGCAGGAAATTATTACTCCTTGGAAGCTGGTTTTTAGGAAGTTCATAAAGAATAAGGTAGCCATGGTGGGGCTGTTTATATTTTTAATTTTGGTGTTGTCCGCTTTACTTGCTCCTGTTTTGACTCCTTATGACCCTTATACTATGGATTTTACTCAAATAAATAAGCCGCCTTCCAGAGAACATCTTATGGGAACTGACGAGGTAGGAAGAGATTATCTGACAAGGATATTGTATGGCGGCAGAGTATCTATGAAAGTTGGACTTTTTGCCGTTGGAATAGAAATAGTAATAGGCGCATTAGTCGGAGGAGTAGCGGGATTTTATGGAGGATGGATAGATAATTTATTGATGAGAATTGATGAAATATTCATGTCGTTCCCTTTTCTGCCTTTAGCCATTACTATATCGGCAGTAGTTGGAACCAGCGTTAAGCCGGAACAAAAAATGTATATAGTTATGGTTATTATAGGAGTATTGAGTTGGCCAGGACTTGCCAGAATGATAAGAGGCCAGATACTTTCGTTAAGAGAACAGGAATTTGTTCAGGCTGCAAGAGCTTTGGGGATCAGGGACAGTAAAATCATATGGAGACATTTAATACCCAATACGGTTGGTTATATAATTGTCAGCGCCACAATGGGGATGGCGGCAGCAATAATGAGTGAGGCGGCTTTGTCCTTCTTAGGACTTGGCGTAACTCCTCCCGTACCTACTTGGGGAAATCTTGTTCAAAATGCAAGGGATATATATGTATTGAAAAATCGTGTATGGTTGTGGTTACCGCCGGGAATTGCTATTTTTTTAGCGGTTATGGGAATCAATTTGTTTGGCGACGGATTAAGAGATGCCATTGATCCTAAGTCTAAATAA
- a CDS encoding ABC transporter permease produces the protein MLKYILRRLLHLIPVIFIISVLIFGIIKMAPGDPVGSRLDPKATAEQKAAERARLGLDKPIPVQYFNWLRRSVKGDFGDSYMYKQPVSKVVPGFIKNSFILNIVTYFLAFAISIPIGIVCAVKQYSTTDNFWTVFSIIGISMPSFFFGLLLIYIFSVKLNMFPINGMITPGKNAIGLARAKDIIYHMVLPAVVLTFGSMASLIRYTRTSMLEVINQDYIRTARSKGLTEKIVIYKHAFRNALIPIVTIVGFSIPGLFSGAVILERIFVWPGIGNVMMDAISARDYNMMMALNMFFALLTLLGNLLADIGYALVDPRIKVD, from the coding sequence ATGCTAAAATATATACTGAGAAGGTTACTACATCTGATTCCCGTAATATTTATCATATCGGTTTTGATATTTGGAATTATTAAAATGGCTCCCGGAGATCCGGTAGGGTCAAGGCTGGATCCTAAAGCTACGGCTGAGCAGAAAGCGGCTGAGCGCGCCAGATTAGGTTTGGATAAACCTATACCGGTTCAGTATTTTAATTGGCTGAGGCGATCTGTAAAAGGCGATTTCGGGGATTCTTACATGTATAAACAGCCTGTAAGCAAAGTAGTGCCCGGATTTATAAAAAACAGTTTTATTTTAAATATTGTAACTTACTTTTTGGCATTTGCCATATCCATACCAATCGGTATAGTGTGTGCGGTTAAACAGTATTCGACTACGGACAATTTTTGGACTGTGTTTTCTATTATAGGGATATCTATGCCGTCATTTTTTTTCGGTTTACTCTTGATATATATTTTTTCGGTCAAATTAAATATGTTTCCTATAAACGGCATGATAACGCCGGGGAAAAACGCCATAGGATTGGCAAGAGCAAAGGATATTATATATCATATGGTTCTTCCGGCAGTAGTTCTGACATTCGGAAGTATGGCAAGCTTAATAAGGTATACAAGGACAAGTATGCTGGAAGTTATTAATCAGGATTATATTCGTACCGCAAGATCTAAGGGATTAACGGAAAAAATAGTTATATATAAACATGCTTTCAGAAATGCCTTAATACCTATAGTAACCATAGTGGGATTTTCTATTCCGGGATTATTTTCGGGGGCCGTAATACTTGAAAGAATATTTGTATGGCCTGGAATAGGAAATGTTATGATGGATGCTATCAGTGCCAGGGATTATAACATGATGATGGCTTTAAATATGTTTTTTGCACTCCTTACTCTTCTTGGCAATCTTTTGGCGGATATAGGCTATGCCTTGGTAGATCCAAGAATTAAGGTCGATTAA